ATTCGCGATCTCGACCGAAGAGACCCGCTACTACCTCAATGGCATCTATGTGCATGCCTATGCCGCCGGCAAGCAGACCAGCCTGCGCGCCGTCGCCACCGACGGCCACCGCCTGGCGCGGGTCGAGATGCCGCTGCCCGAAGGGGCCGAGGGCATTCCCGGCGTCATCGTGCCCCGGAAGATGGTCAATGAGGTGCGCAAGCTGATCGAGGATTTCGACGGCGCCGTCGACGTCTCCCTCTCCGACAGCCGCATCCGCTTCGCCTTTGCCGATGTCGTCCTGACCTCGAAGCTGATCGATGGCTCCTTCCCCGATTATCAGCGCGTCATCCCCACTGCCAATGACAAGGTGCTCGAGGTCGACCGCAAGGAGTTCCGCGACGCCGTCGACCGCGTCTCCACCATCTCCTCCGAAAAATCACGTGCCGTGAAGCTCAGCCTCAAGCCCGGCATGCTAACCTTGTCGGCCACCAGCGCCGAGAACGGCAGCGCCTCGGAAGAGATCGAGGTGAAGTATGACGGCCAGGCGATGGAGATCGGCTTCAACTCGAAATACCTCCTCGATGTCGCCGACGAGATCGAGGGTGAGGGACTGGAACTGAAGCTCGCGGATTCGGTTGCCCCGACTCTGCTGCGTGACATGGCCGATGCTCAGGCACTCTACGTGCTGATGCCCATGCGTGTTTGAGATGGGGCGTGTTTGAGATGGGGCGTGTTTGAGATGGGGGGCGCGTGAGGCAATGGCGGACGCCCTGCGCGGAACCGACCAGACCTCCCCGACGCCACGCAATGTGACGCAAGTGGCGAACGGCTTTTCGTATCTCTCGCTCACCTCCTTCCGTAATTACCGCGAGGTGAGCTTCGAAACCGGTCTCGATCGGGGCCTGGGTGCCGTCGTGCTGACCGGGCGCAACGGCGCCGGCAAGACCAATCTCCTCGAGGCGATCTCTTATCTCGCCCCCGGCTCCGGCCTGCGCCAGGCAAGCATCGCCGAGGTCGAGTTCCGCCAGAACGGAAACCACGCTGCCGCCAGCGCGCATCCGGAAGAATTCAGCCGCCAGGGCGGCATCGCCTGGGCGGTGCATGGCCGTTATCAAGCCCAAGGCGGCGAGCATGCGCTGGGCACGGGTCGCGATCCCCTGGCCTTCGCCCAGAGCGGCCGCGAGCGGCGCGTCTCGCGCCTCAATGGCGCCGCCATGCGCTCGCAGGCAAGCTTTGCCGAGATCCTGACCGTGCTGTGGCTGACGCCGCAGATGGACCGCCTGTTTTCGGAAGGCACATCCTCCCGCCGCCGTTTCCTCGACCGCCTGGTCTATGGCCTCGATCCCGCCCATGCTGCCCGCGTCGCTTCATACGAACAGGCGATGCGCGAACGGGCCCGGATCCTGCGCGGTGAAGCGCCAATGGCGTCTGGCACCGACATGAATGCCTGGCTCTCCGGCCTTGAGAGCGAAATGGCGGCGCAGGCCGTGGCGATCGCTGCCGCCCGCCTCGATGCCGCGGCCAGTCTCAACGCCGCCATGGCGGAGGGCATCGGCCCCTTCCCGCAGGCGGAACTGACTGTCGCCGGTTCGGTCGAAGAATCCTTGGGCACCCACTCCGCTTTGCAGGCGGAGGATTTGCTGCGCGATCGGCTCGCTGCCGCCCGTGGATCAGATGCCGACAGCGGCATAACGACGTGGGGCACGCATCGATCGGACCTTGTCGTAACCCTCTTCGGTCGCCATCTAGGAGGAGCACCCTTGCGCGCCGCCGATTGTTCGACCGGCGAGCAGAAGGCGCTTCTCATCGCCATCATCCTCGCCGAAGCGCGGCTCTCCACACGGCGGCGCGGCGAGCCGCCGGTCATCCTCCTCGACGAGGTGGCGGCCCATCTCGACAAGTCCCGGCGCGAGGCGCTCTTTGCCGAACTCCAGGCCCTCTCCGCCCAATGTTGGCTGACCGGCACCGAGCGCGACATCTTCCAGCCGCTTTCCGGCTGGGCCCAATTCATCACGGCCGGTGACGGCCGCCTGCAAAGCGACGCGTAAGACGGCGCTTTGCCAACCCCGTAATTTTCAGTGACGAGTAATTGACCATGAGCGACGAAACCAAGAACCAGAACCATGGCGGCGACGAATACGGCGCCGATTCCATCCGGGTCCTCAAGGGCCTCGATGCGGTCAGGAAGCGCCCCGGCATGTATATCGGTGACACCGATGACGGCTCGGGCCTCCATCACATGGTCTACGAAGTCGTCGACAACTCCATCGACGAGAGCCTCGCCGGCTGGTGCGACCGCGTGCTGGTGACGCTGAATGGCGACGGCTCGGTCACGGTGAACGATAACGGCCGCGGCATCCCCGTCGACATCCACAAGGAAGAAGGCGTCTCGGCGGCCGAGGTCATCATGACCCAGCTGCATGCCGGCGGTAAGTTCGACCAGAACAGCTACAAGGTCTCGGGCGGCCTGCACGGTGTCGGCGTCTCGGTGGTGAATGCGCTCTCGGAACGCCTCGATCTCAAGATCTGGCGCGACGGCAAGGAGCATTTCCTGCGCTTCCGCCATGGCGATCCCGAAGCGCCGCTTGCTGTCGTCGGCGATGCCAACGGTCAGCGCGGCACCGAGGTCACCTTCCTTGCCTCCAAGGAAACCTTCACCAAGACCGAATATGATTATGCGACCCTGGAACATCGCCTGCGCGAGCTGGCGTTCTTGAATTCCGGCGTGCGCCTCATCTTGACCGACAACCGCACCGTCGAACCGAAATCGGTCGAGCTGCATTACGAGGGCGGCATCGAGGCCTTCGTGCGTTATCTCGATCGCAGCAAGACGGCGATCCACAGCCCGGCCATCATCATCGTGGGCGAGAAAGACGGCATCACCGTCGAGATGGCGATGGAATGGACCGACGCCTATCACGAGACGATGCTGTGCTTCACCAACAACATCCCGCAGCGCGACGGCGGCACCCATCTGCAGGGCTTCCGCGCGGCGCTCACGCGCCAGGTCAACAAGTACGCGGAAGAAAGCGGCATCGCCAAGCGCGAGAAGGTGACGCTGACCGGCGATGACGCGCGCGAAGGGCTGACCTGCGTCCTTTCCGTCAAAGTGCCGGACCCCAAATTCTCCTCGCAGACGAAAGACAAACTGGTCTCATCCGAAGTGCGGCCCGTGGTCGAGAACATCGTCAACGAGCGCCTGGCGCAATGGTTCGAGGAACACCCGACGGAAGCCAAGCGCGTTGTCGGCAAGGCCGTCGAGGCAGCCGCCGCACGCGAAGCGGCCCGGAAGGCCCGCGATCTCACCCGCCGCAAGGGGGCGCTCGACATCTCATCGCTCCCCGGCAAGCTCGCCGATTGCCAGGAACGCGACCCGGCCCTCTCTGAACTCTTCATCGTCGAGGGTGATTCGGCAGGCGGGTCAGCCAAGCAAGGCCGCCACCGCAAGAACCAGGCGATCCTGCCCTTGCGCGGCAAGATCCTCAATGTCGAGCGCGCGCGTTTCGACAAGATGCTCTCCTCGGAACAGATCGGCACGCTGATCGCGGCCCTCGGCACCTCAATCGGGCCGGAGGAATTCGATGCCGCCAAGGCGCGCTATCACAAGATCATCATCATGACCGACGCCGATGTCGACGGCTCGCATATCCGTACGCTGCTCCTCACCTTCTTCTATCGCCAGATGCCGGAGTTGATCGAGAAGGGCTATCTCTACATCGCCCAGCCGCCGCTCTATCGCGCCGCCAAGGGCAAGACCGAGCACTATCTCAAGGACGACGCAGCCCGCGAAGACTATCTCATCACCTTAGGGCTCGATGGCGCCGTGCTGACGCTGGGGTCCGGCGCGCAGGTTGCCGGCGCCGATCTCCGCCGTGTCGTCAACATGGCAGCACAGGCCAAGCATCTGATGGAGCCGCTCATCCGCAAGGTGGGCTCGGTCAATGTCGTGCAGCAGACGGCGATTTTGGGTGGCCTCAATCCGCAGGCCGCCGCCAATCCGGAGCTTGCCGCGGCGATTGCCGCCAAGCTCGACACGCTTTCACCCGCAACCGAACGCGGCTGGTCCGGCCTCTCCGACAGCGAGGGGGGCCTTGCCTTCAAGCGGCGCCTGCGCGGCGTCACCTCGGGGCACATCATCGATGCCGGCCTCATCCGCTCGGCCGAGGCGCACCGCCTCGACCAGATGAAGGCGGATCTTGCCGAAAGCTTCAGCGGCGCCACCACCCTCACCGTCAAGGACCGCACCATCGACGTCCACGGCCCGATCGATTTGGTCGACACCGTGATCGAGATCGGCGGCAAGGGCATCGACATCCAGCGCTATAAGGGCCTCGGCGAAATGAACCCCGAGCAGCTCTGGGCCACCACCCTCGACCCCGCCGTCCGCTCGCTCCTCCAGGTGAAGGTCAACCATGTCGACGAGGCGGAAGAAATCTTCTCAACCCTGATGGGCGACCTCGTTGAACCCAGACGCGAATTCATCCAGCAGAACGCGCTGAACGTCGCCAATCTGGACGTGTAGGAGCCCGGAGGGGTGTACAGTCTATACTCCTCCGATCTTGCCATCGCCGAATATTTCGAGATTGCGCTACTCAACTGCGAGTTCGCTGTCGGCTTTGGCGTCTTCCGCCACGTCATACCCGGCTTTCCGCATGCGATTCAAGAATGGCCTTGCCTGACGTCCGATGCTCAGTTCGACCCCGTCTTCTTCTACCAAGTAGAAGCGGCCGGACCCTATAAGCCAAAGATACTTGTCAAACCCGTACAAGCTGATTTTGAAAGACGCCAGAAGCGGCTCCAATTTCATCAGGTCACGGAGTAACATGTAGTCGCTGTTGGCTGAACTTATCCGCAAGCGATGAGCAAGACGCTTTATATGAATATCAGGCTTTGGAAATTGCTCGTAGCCAAGCTCTTTGAGAAAGTCGCACGCAAGAGCAAGCCCAAAGCCGTCAATCTCTTCTGCAAGGACGAGGGGCAGCGCGGCGGCAGTATCGGGTGTCTTTGTGAAGGTCTCAATCCAACATATGAACTCTTGGGCCGTTCTAAAGCGAGAAATGAACTGCGATGCAGACATTACGCTCTTGCAGAACTGTGGCCATCTTGATCTTGGGTCATCTCGCTTTGCACCACCAACTTCGTCAGCCTTGCGAATATAGTCGAACAACTCATCGGAATTGCTCCAGGTAGATAGAATTTTTTCGGGCTCGAAATCCAAGAGCAGCTTGCGCAAGCCTTCCCATTTTCCTCGGACGGACCCTTGTATGACCCGGTTGGCGTCTTGTCGGTTTTGAGCGGAGAATAAAATTCCAGAAAGAAGCTCACTTATCTCATTTCGACTGTCCTTTTTCTCCGGCGTCATATGAAGACGAATTATCTCATCCGGACTCATTCGCGTGCGCCATCCGCCAGACGCGAGCTCGGCCGCGACACAAGCCGCCAGATGCTCATGTGCCTTTGCAACGATCATTCCAATCTGATCTTTGGTAATAGCTAGTTTCATACCCCCCTCCCTCCAAGAATCTCGACTGATTGCTTTCGCCTTCGTCAGCGGCTTTGCTTCGACGATTACTATTGCACGAATGATTTTTTTATAAAATACTTTAGCGTGCAATGTGAGAGACGACGATTTTCTCTAATATTGATATGCAAAGCTCACGTGAGATCGACTATGAAATTGGCTATGCCCCTCCGCCTTGCTGCCAGTCTTGCATGCCTTGCGTTATGCGCTTGCTCTTTGCCGCCTAAGGGTCTTGTTCCCGACAATACGTATGTCACACGCTTTGAAAACGTCGACTCTGCCTCAGAGGTTTGGACGCGTCTGCTCGAGATTCAGGCCGAAAGCGAAAAGACCGATATCAAGTCTCTGCCGGTTGCGTATCGTCAGTGCATCGGCGACCAGATCGTTAGAGTGTCCCCGCCGGAGTTGAATCGCCAGGTGGACAAGTTTGCAAAAAGCCATCTGTACGACGACTTCTACGACATGATTGGTCCGCTAAAATCATTCGGCGCAAGCTTTGAACGACAGCGCGGAATGAAGCTTTATCCCTATGCCTCCGCAGTTTGTGAAGGCAAAGGCGTCATCTATCCGGCAGGGGCGACATACCGCGAGATGCTGACCAATGGCATGGCCGCCAAGTGGAAAGCAGATGGCTTGTCGCGCGAGAAGCAACCGAAATACTTTGCTTGCATCGTCGACGAGACAATTGCCACTTTCACTGAAGCAGAGTTGAAACAGCTAAACGACTTTGCCTCTGATTCTAAGCGGACAAATCCCAAACCCGCAGAAGATGCCTTCGCAGCACGCGATAAGAGATTCGGCGGAAGCTCCGATGGCCAGGTTCTCGGCAAATGCGCTGTCAGTAAGGGGTCGTAGCGGGCAAATAGACGCTGTTTAGTATTTTGGCTTTCGCATCGGGAACACATCACCGACCGATTTCTAACGGTATGCGTGATTACAAATGCAGCGACGAACGCTAGCCGAGAGCGTGAGATGTCGCAGCCATCGCTTCGATGCGAGCCAACCCCTTCAACACCTCATCGCGGTTCTTCGCCAGCTTCATCCATGCCGGCAGGCGCACGAACATGGAGTGGTGCGTCGTCGCATTCGTGCGGCGGCGCTGGCTGGCGGTGACGTAGTCCTTCAAGAAACTAAGGTGCTCTTCGTTGTAGCACCAGAGCGGGCCAAAGCGTGTCTCGGCGACCAGCAGAAGCGCAAGGCCGAGATAAGGGTCGGTAGGCTCACCGGGCACGACGCCTGGCGACAGCACAGCAACGTTGCGTGTCTCCTTGTCGCATTGCGGGCAGCGCGCTTTCACATGTCGCGGTGACCTAGCGCCCGGCGCAAGGCGCCGTGCCGCCACCGACCAGCTGTGGCCACAGAACTGGCAATGCCGCTTGCCGCCGACAACCAGCGGCCCGAACCAGTCCTTGTCGGCGATCGACCCCGCCGTGCCACAGGAGCCACATCGGAAGTTCGCCCCCGCTTGCGCGCCATCGCGTTGCATCAGGACGATCCCCGGTGCCTGGCATTTGCGGCAACGAACGCGCACGCGCTCGGCAAAGCTCAGCAAAGCCCGCCCGTCATCGCGGAACTCGGCCTTGCTGGATGATGGGGAGGTGGGTTTAGCCATGACGGCAAGGCTCGGCCGCGTCGTTGCGTGAAAATCGAATGCCGAAATGTGGCACATTTCGCCAGCGCCAACCAGCACCGCTATTTGCAGCGCTGGCCGCGACATGCCACCATTGCCGCGACACTCTTTCACAACGGAAATCGTCATGCCGCTCGATCCCGCCGCCATCGCTTGCCTGCAACAAGTCTCCACCGCCACCCTCACCACGGTCCTTCTGAAGAAGGGCCTGCGCAATGTGTGGCTGCGGGGGACGAGGCCGCTGAAATCCGGGCAACCGCGCGTCGTCGGCCCCGCCTTCACCTTGCGCTTCGTGCCGGCGCGCGAGGATCTGGCGACGCCGGCCAGCTGGGCCTCGCCCATTTCCACGCGCGCCGCGATCGAGGACATGGCCGACGGCGTCGTGGCCGTGGCCGACGCCATGGGTATCACCGATGCCGGCATCTTCGGCGACATCCTCTGCGCCCGCATGGTGAAGCGCAACGTTGCGGGGCTCGTCACCGATGGCGTCATGCGCGATGCATCCGGGGTTCTCTCGACCGGTCTTCCGGTCTGGTGCGACGGCATTGCGGCACCACCTTCCGTCGCTGGCCTCACTTTTGTGGCCTGGCAGCAGCCCATCGCCTGCGGCGGCGTTGCCGTCTTTCCCGGCGACATCATCGTGGCCGATGACGATGGCGCCGTGGTCATCCCAGCGGCCCTCCTCGACGACGTGCTGAAGGAAGCGCCCGAGCAGGAGCGCATGGAGGCCTGGATCATGGCGGAGGTGGCGCGGGGCGTGCCGCTCCCCGGCCTCTATCCGATGAGTGCCGAAACCAAGGCGCGCTATGAGGCGGCGACGAAGAAGTAGCGCAGATGGGGATGGGGGGGGGCGCGCTAACCCGGCAGCAGCGCTGCTGCAAGGCTGGCCCTGGGGCTGTCGAGTGGCTGGGCGATGCGGCACAGCCTGCCGGCCGGTGCCATGGAGGCCTGCGCCAAAGCAATGGCACCAGCCCCTGCCGCGACACGCCTGTCTTCCGTGGCAATGGCGTCGGCCGCCGCCGCGATCATCGCCCCATAGCGGTCATGCGCGCCGGCCCTGAACGCGTCCCAGGCACCCGCCACCAATTGCATCTCCACCGCAGCACCCGCGACCTCGCGAAAGAGCGCCTCGGTCGCGGTGCGCGTACCGGGATAGGTATAGAGCACGACGACCCTGCCGCCACCCGCCCGATCCCGTGCCGCTTCGGCGAGCGCCCGGTCAATGCGCCGCACGGATACCGGCATCGGCAGGCGCAAGCGGTCGGCAATGGGGCCCAAGGTGGTGCAGGTGAGGAGCACGCCATCGGCGCCGTCGGCCGCCTGGCGAAGCGCGATCTCGGTCATGGCGATGACGTCGGGGGTCAATCCGCCGGCACTTTCAGCCGCCGCCAGCAGATCGGAGCGCACGACATGGCGCAGCGACAAATCGAACCCCGCGGAAGCCGCGTCAAAGATGGCGATGTTGCTGTCGGCAGAATGGAGGCAGGCGACGCGTCGCGTCACGATGCCTCGTCCTCATCTGCTGCGTCATCCACCTCACCCGCGGCGGCGTCGCGATCGGCGCCGTTCTTGACGGCGTAATGCTTGCGCTTGGCCTGGTACATCGAGGCGTCGGCCTGGGAAAGCGCATCGTCCGCCGATTGCTGGCCGTGGAATTCATGGAGGCCGACCGCGCAGGAAAGCTGGATCTCGTACCCGTCCCAGTTCAAGGGCGATGTACTGATGACCGAGAGCAGCTGGTTGGCCTTGTCTTGTGCCTGCGCCACGTCTGCCTGCGCCAGGATGACGCCGAACTCGTCGCCACCCAATCGGCCCACGACATCGGAATCGCGCACATTGTTGACCAGCAGGGTCGCAAAATGCTTCAGCGCCGCGTCACCGGCCGGATGGCCGAAGCGGTCGTTGATCTGCTTCATGCCATTCAAGTCGAAATAGAGCACCGAGCCCGGCGAGCCGTAGCGTTCGGAGAATGAGATGAGGCGCGTCAGCTCGCGCACGAAGGCGCGGCGGTTGGCAATCGGCAGCATGGCGTCTTCATCGGCCACGCGCTCCAGATGGCTGATGCGCTTCCTGGTGCGGTCGAGCTCGTCGCGCAGGCTGCGCACTTCATCGAGCAAGGCGGTGAGGGCCGCGCGCACATTGGGCGACAGTTCGTTTTCACTGAGTCCTAGAAAGGTCGCCTGGTCGACGGGGGCGGCTGAGGTGGCGGAATCGACGCTGGCCGCCGCGGCCGTCTTCGCAGCCTTGGCCACCTTGGAAACCGGACGGGCGCCGCCAGCGGGGCCAATCCCCGTCGGACCGCCAGCTCGATCTCTGATCTTCATTCCGCTGCCTTTCGCTCCGCCACAGGCCCCCCTGCTGGCGACCGATGTTGGCGACCCCGGGCCGCCCTCGCAATCTCTTTTTGGCTCCTGGCCCAGGCCGGCGCAGGGGTCAAAAAATGACGCCGAATCATGCGCATAACTCAGTTAAAGCGACGTTAATATCGTTGTCCCCACCGCTTGCCAAAGGTCGTCCCGTCCCTATAATCGCGGCCTTTCCAGCTGGGGTCAGAAAGGCGTAAGGCCATGGCAACAAAAGAGAAACGCAAGGCCGGGCCGGCTGGCGCCAGGGCGCGGACCAAGGCCCCCGCCGGCAAGATCAAGATGGGCAAAGCCAAAATCGGCATCATCATGGGCAGCCAATCCGATTGGGCCACCATGCGCCATGCCGCCGAAACGCTGGACGCCCTCGGCATCGCCGCCGAAACGCGAATCGTCTCCGCCCACCGCACCCCCAAACGCATGTTCGACTACGCCCAGAACGCCAAGGCGCGGGGCCTGCAGGTCATCATCGCCGGCGCCGGCGGTGCCGCCCACCTGCCCGGCATGACGGCGAGCCTTACTGAACTCCCGGTCTTCGGCGTGCCGGTCGAAAGTGCCGCCTTGAAGGGCCAGGACTCGCTCCTCTCCATCGTGCAGATGCCGGCCGGTATCCCGGTGGGGACACTCGCCATCGGCCGGGCCGGTGCGGTGAACGCCGCCCTCCTCGCCGCCGCCGTCCTCGCCCTCAACGACAAGGCGTTGGCCAAGCGCCTCGCCGCCTGGCGCGAAAGACAATCGA
The genomic region above belongs to Dongia rigui and contains:
- a CDS encoding GGDEF domain-containing protein → MKIRDRAGGPTGIGPAGGARPVSKVAKAAKTAAAASVDSATSAAPVDQATFLGLSENELSPNVRAALTALLDEVRSLRDELDRTRKRISHLERVADEDAMLPIANRRAFVRELTRLISFSERYGSPGSVLYFDLNGMKQINDRFGHPAGDAALKHFATLLVNNVRDSDVVGRLGGDEFGVILAQADVAQAQDKANQLLSVISTSPLNWDGYEIQLSCAVGLHEFHGQQSADDALSQADASMYQAKRKHYAVKNGADRDAAAGEVDDAADEDEAS
- the gyrB gene encoding DNA topoisomerase (ATP-hydrolyzing) subunit B translates to MSDETKNQNHGGDEYGADSIRVLKGLDAVRKRPGMYIGDTDDGSGLHHMVYEVVDNSIDESLAGWCDRVLVTLNGDGSVTVNDNGRGIPVDIHKEEGVSAAEVIMTQLHAGGKFDQNSYKVSGGLHGVGVSVVNALSERLDLKIWRDGKEHFLRFRHGDPEAPLAVVGDANGQRGTEVTFLASKETFTKTEYDYATLEHRLRELAFLNSGVRLILTDNRTVEPKSVELHYEGGIEAFVRYLDRSKTAIHSPAIIIVGEKDGITVEMAMEWTDAYHETMLCFTNNIPQRDGGTHLQGFRAALTRQVNKYAEESGIAKREKVTLTGDDAREGLTCVLSVKVPDPKFSSQTKDKLVSSEVRPVVENIVNERLAQWFEEHPTEAKRVVGKAVEAAAAREAARKARDLTRRKGALDISSLPGKLADCQERDPALSELFIVEGDSAGGSAKQGRHRKNQAILPLRGKILNVERARFDKMLSSEQIGTLIAALGTSIGPEEFDAAKARYHKIIIMTDADVDGSHIRTLLLTFFYRQMPELIEKGYLYIAQPPLYRAAKGKTEHYLKDDAAREDYLITLGLDGAVLTLGSGAQVAGADLRRVVNMAAQAKHLMEPLIRKVGSVNVVQQTAILGGLNPQAAANPELAAAIAAKLDTLSPATERGWSGLSDSEGGLAFKRRLRGVTSGHIIDAGLIRSAEAHRLDQMKADLAESFSGATTLTVKDRTIDVHGPIDLVDTVIEIGGKGIDIQRYKGLGEMNPEQLWATTLDPAVRSLLQVKVNHVDEAEEIFSTLMGDLVEPRREFIQQNALNVANLDV
- a CDS encoding ribonuclease activity regulator RraA → MPLDPAAIACLQQVSTATLTTVLLKKGLRNVWLRGTRPLKSGQPRVVGPAFTLRFVPAREDLATPASWASPISTRAAIEDMADGVVAVADAMGITDAGIFGDILCARMVKRNVAGLVTDGVMRDASGVLSTGLPVWCDGIAAPPSVAGLTFVAWQQPIACGGVAVFPGDIIVADDDGAVVIPAALLDDVLKEAPEQERMEAWIMAEVARGVPLPGLYPMSAETKARYEAATKK
- the dnaN gene encoding DNA polymerase III subunit beta, which produces MKLTIERALLLKALGHVQSVVERRNTIPILSNVLIEAKDGQLGLTATDMDLAVVEKVPSDIAIPGAVTVSAHTLYDIVRKLPEGAQVQFELAADGSQVTVKAGRSRFALATLPKEDFPAIHAGDLAHKFPLSAADLKGLIDRTKFAISTEETRYYLNGIYVHAYAAGKQTSLRAVATDGHRLARVEMPLPEGAEGIPGVIVPRKMVNEVRKLIEDFDGAVDVSLSDSRIRFAFADVVLTSKLIDGSFPDYQRVIPTANDKVLEVDRKEFRDAVDRVSTISSEKSRAVKLSLKPGMLTLSATSAENGSASEEIEVKYDGQAMEIGFNSKYLLDVADEIEGEGLELKLADSVAPTLLRDMADAQALYVLMPMRV
- the purE gene encoding 5-(carboxyamino)imidazole ribonucleotide mutase, with product MGKAKIGIIMGSQSDWATMRHAAETLDALGIAAETRIVSAHRTPKRMFDYAQNAKARGLQVIIAGAGGAAHLPGMTASLTELPVFGVPVESAALKGQDSLLSIVQMPAGIPVGTLAIGRAGAVNAALLAAAVLALNDKALAKRLAAWRERQSTAVAHEPTREG
- the recF gene encoding DNA replication/repair protein RecF (All proteins in this family for which functions are known are DNA-binding proteins that assist the filamentation of RecA onto DNA for the initiation of recombination or recombinational repair.), producing MADALRGTDQTSPTPRNVTQVANGFSYLSLTSFRNYREVSFETGLDRGLGAVVLTGRNGAGKTNLLEAISYLAPGSGLRQASIAEVEFRQNGNHAAASAHPEEFSRQGGIAWAVHGRYQAQGGEHALGTGRDPLAFAQSGRERRVSRLNGAAMRSQASFAEILTVLWLTPQMDRLFSEGTSSRRRFLDRLVYGLDPAHAARVASYEQAMRERARILRGEAPMASGTDMNAWLSGLESEMAAQAVAIAAARLDAAASLNAAMAEGIGPFPQAELTVAGSVEESLGTHSALQAEDLLRDRLAAARGSDADSGITTWGTHRSDLVVTLFGRHLGGAPLRAADCSTGEQKALLIAIILAEARLSTRRRGEPPVILLDEVAAHLDKSRREALFAELQALSAQCWLTGTERDIFQPLSGWAQFITAGDGRLQSDA